In one window of Microtus pennsylvanicus isolate mMicPen1 chromosome 2, mMicPen1.hap1, whole genome shotgun sequence DNA:
- the Gpr20 gene encoding G-protein coupled receptor 20, whose protein sequence is MPSESPTRPWDAMPLNTTAAAWTNGSVPLFHLFAQLDEELHQDFPNLWLALMVVHGTIFLAGLVLNGLALYVFCCRTRTKTPSVIYTINLVVTDLLVGLSLPTRFAVFYSARGCLRCAFPHVLGYFLNMHCSILFLTCICVDRYLAIVQPEGSRRWRQPACAKAVCIFVWLAAGIVTLSVLGVKTGGRSCCRVFALTVLEFLLPLLVISMFTGRIMCALSRPSLLRQGRQRRMRAMQLLLTVLVIFLVCFTPFHARQVAVAIWPNVPRHTSLVAYHVAVTLSSLNSCMDPIVYCFITSGFQATVRGLFHQHGEEFKPSSMGAVSMHKSTKASGPHQILSTGSHTLTQPLTNGPEP, encoded by the coding sequence ATGCCCTCTGAATCCCCCACGAGGCCCTGGGATGCTATGCCCCTCAATACCACTGCAGCAGCATGGACCAATGGAAGTGTGCCCCTTTTCCACCTGTTCGCCCAGCTGGATGAGGAGCTGCACCAAGACTTCCCCAACCTGTGGCTGGCGCTAATGGTCGTGCATGGCACCATCTTCCTGGCTGGGCTAGTGCTCAATGGACTAGCATTATATGTCTTCTGCTGCCGCACGCGGACCAAGACACCTTCAGTGATCTATACCATCAACCTGGTGGTGACTGACCTGTTGGTGGGCCTGTCCCTGCCCACACGCTTTGCTGTCTTCTACAGTGCCCGTGGCTGCCTACGCTGCGCTTTCCCTCATGTCCTGGGCTACTTCCTCAACATGCATTGCTCCATTCTCTTCCTCACCTGCATCTGTGTGGACCGCTACCTGGCCATTGTACAACCTGAGGGTTCCCGCCGCTGGCGCCAGCCAGCCTGCGCCAAGGCTGTTTGCATCTTCGTGTGGCTGGCAGCCGGCATCGTGACCCTGTCTGTACTGGGCGTGAAGACTGGTGGACGATCGTGTTGCCGTGTCTttgctctgactgttctggagtTCCTGCTGCCGCTGCTGGTCATCAGCATGTTCACAGGGCGCATCATGTGCGCGCTATCGCGACCCAGCCTGCTACGCCAGGGCCGCCAACGCCGCATGCGGGCCATGCAACTGCTGCTCACAGTGCTCGTCATCTTCCTGGTCTGCTTCACACCCTTCCATGCCCGCCAGGTGGCCGTGGCGATATGGCCCAACGTGCCACGCCACACGAGCCTCGTGGCttaccatgtggctgtgactctCAGCAGCCTCAACAGCTGCATGGACCCCATTGTCTACTGCTTCATCACCAGTGGCTTCCAGGCCACTGTCCGAGGCCTCTTCCACCAGCATGGAGAAGAATTCAAGCCCAGCAGTATGGGTGCGGTCAGCATGCACAAGAGCACCAAGGCTTCGGGCCCCCATCAAATCCTCAGCACCGGCTCTCACACCCTCACCCAGCCTCTGACCAATGGGCCTGAGCCGtag